One Sus scrofa isolate TJ Tabasco breed Duroc chromosome 1, Sscrofa11.1, whole genome shotgun sequence DNA segment encodes these proteins:
- the IFN-ALPHA-5 gene encoding interferon, alpha 5 precursor (The RefSeq protein has 3 substitutions compared to this genomic sequence): MAPTSAFLTALVLLSCNAIYSLGCDLPQTYSLAHTRALRPLAQMRRISPFSCLDYRRDFGFPQEALGGNQVQKAQAMALVHEMLQQTSQLFSTEGSAAAWDDSLLHQFCTGLDQQLRDLEACVMQEAGLEGTPLLEEDSILAVRKYFHRLTLYLQEKSYSPCAWEIVRAEVMRAFSSSTNLQDRLRKKE, translated from the coding sequence ATGGCCCCAACCTCAGCCTTCCTCACGGCCCTGGTGCTACTCAGCTGCAATGCCATCTACTCTCTGGGCTGTGACCTGCCTCAGACCTACAGCCTGGCTCACACCAGGGCCCTGAGGCCCCTGGCACAAATGAGGAGaatctctcccttctcctgcctgGACTACAGAAGGGACTTTGGATTGACCCAATAGGCCTTGGGGGGCAACCAGGTCCAGAAGGCTCAAGCCATGGCTCTGGTGCATGAGATGCTCCAGCAGACCTCCCAGCTCTTCAGCACAGAGGGCTCAGCTGCTGCCTGGGATGACAGCCTCCTGCACCAGTTCTGCACTGGACTGGATCAGCAGCTCAGGGACCTGGAAGCCTGTGTCATGCAGGAGGCGGGGCTGGAAGGGACCCCCCTGCTGGAGGAGGACTCCATCCTGGCTGTGAGGAAATACTTCCACAGACTCACCCTCTATCTGCAAGAGAAGAGCTACAGCCCCTGTGCCTGGGAGATCGTCAGGGCAGAAGTCATGAgagccttctcttcctccacaaACCTGCAAGACAGACTCAGGAAGAAGGAGTGA
- the IFN-DELTA-7 gene encoding interferon delta 7 precursor: MAHIYLLLEGMMLCSITECSLGQNLSGIHRLENREIFMLLRQIKRIPSHSCLKDRTDFKFPGKRGNVTETQTSQGTCYHHLMLQQIINLFNTEDSHAACNNTLLHQLLSRLDHGLEQLEQMEDDHLACPYLGSVVRKYFQRIHRYLKEKEYSS; this comes from the coding sequence ATGGCCCACATCTATTTGCTTCTGGAAGGAATGATGCTCTGCTCCATTACTGAGTGCTCTCTTGGCCAGAATTTGTCCGGCATCCATAGGCTAGAGAACAGGGAAATCTTCATGCTTTTGAGACAGATAAAAAGGATCCCCTCTCATTCATGCCTAAAGGACAGAACTGACTTTAAAtttcctgggaaaagagggaatGTCACAGAAACACAGACATCTCAAGGCACCTGTTACCATCATCTGATGCTCCAGCAGATCATCAACCTCTTCAACACAGAGGACAGCCATGCTGCTTGTAACAATACCCTCCTCCATCAACTACTCTCCCGTCTTGATCATGGCCTGGAGCAACTAGAGCAGATGGAAGACGACCATCTGGCTTGTCCCTATTTGGGAAGTGTTGTCAGGAAGTATTTCCAAAGAATACATCGCTACCTGAAGGAAAAGGAATACAGCTCCTGA